A DNA window from Candidatus Sulfidibacterium hydrothermale contains the following coding sequences:
- a CDS encoding squalene synthase — protein MIPTLYKSALHPREVRALLKLTLKGQQFTIPKEPLAQLVSKLDDQAFCCAALTKVSRSFAAVIQQLPEDLKNAVCVFYLVLRALDTIEDDMQFPQEEKLKLLRSFHIHTQDENFTLQNVGDHEDYRILLEHYDKVVRFFKSLDDHYREVIVEITKKMGNGMADFAEKKVVTVKDYDLYCHYVAGLVGVGLSDLFSASGLESPDLKERHDLSNSMGLFLQKTNIIRDYHEDLFSDRTFWPEEIWGKYADDLSYFTKNPHDPKSLACLNEMVMNALTHLPDVVDYLRLLKNKSVFRFAAIPQVMAIATLAVVFNNPKTFTGVVKVRKGLAARLILYDLSLEETLKYFKKYSRVFLRKTPKNTDLHKQLSEWAATLNRKIEMPEK, from the coding sequence ATGATACCAACACTTTATAAGTCGGCACTGCATCCCCGGGAAGTCAGGGCACTTTTAAAGCTAACGCTGAAAGGACAGCAATTTACCATCCCCAAAGAGCCCCTGGCCCAACTGGTTTCAAAGCTTGATGATCAAGCTTTTTGCTGCGCAGCACTCACCAAAGTATCACGCTCTTTTGCCGCTGTTATACAACAACTTCCGGAAGACCTAAAAAATGCGGTGTGCGTCTTTTACCTGGTTTTGCGTGCACTCGATACCATCGAAGATGATATGCAATTTCCACAGGAAGAAAAGTTGAAGTTGCTGAGAAGTTTTCACATCCATACACAAGATGAAAATTTCACGCTGCAAAATGTAGGCGACCATGAAGATTACCGTATCCTGCTGGAACATTATGATAAAGTAGTTCGTTTCTTTAAAAGCCTGGACGACCATTACCGGGAAGTCATTGTGGAAATCACAAAAAAAATGGGTAATGGCATGGCCGATTTTGCCGAGAAAAAAGTGGTAACGGTAAAAGATTACGACCTGTATTGCCATTATGTGGCCGGACTGGTCGGCGTTGGGTTATCCGATCTTTTTTCGGCATCAGGACTGGAAAGCCCGGATTTAAAAGAGCGACACGATTTATCCAACTCCATGGGGTTGTTTTTACAGAAAACCAACATCATCCGCGACTACCACGAAGATTTATTTTCAGACCGCACGTTCTGGCCCGAAGAAATCTGGGGAAAATATGCCGACGATTTATCCTATTTTACCAAAAATCCGCACGACCCAAAATCGCTGGCCTGCCTGAACGAAATGGTGATGAACGCATTAACCCACCTGCCCGATGTGGTGGATTATCTGCGCCTGCTAAAAAACAAAAGTGTTTTCCGTTTTGCCGCCATACCGCAGGTGATGGCCATTGCCACACTGGCCGTGGTTTTCAATAATCCGAAAACCTTTACCGGCGTGGTAAAAGTACGTAAAGGGCTGGCCGCCCGATTGATTTTGTATGATCTGTCGCTGGAAGAAACCCTGAAATATTTTAAAAAGTACAGCCGGGTTTTCCTGCGAAAAACACCTAAAAATACCGATTTGCACAAACAACTTTCGGAATGGGCGGCAACACTAAACCGGAAAATTGAGATGCC